One segment of Carya illinoinensis cultivar Pawnee chromosome 1, C.illinoinensisPawnee_v1, whole genome shotgun sequence DNA contains the following:
- the LOC122311496 gene encoding pyridoxine/pyridoxamine 5'-phosphate oxidase 2 isoform X2: protein MLLEITFPFLPTNGEEQNSSNGSRNRAMEAAPSERIGVQLPPQALFLLSTCHCGIEWETFESHCGFQIEELRHCPYAEICWYFTDSWEQFRVNGKIDILDESNPDLNELQQREKSWYASSLKSRLLYLGPSPGLPCLSEQQDQEFLDHSTGPVGTFSLLVLDPDQVDYLNLKSNQRIKFTSGLSLNGEKCWTSQRINS from the exons ATGCTCTTAGAAATAACGTTTCCGTTTCTACCGACGAACGGAGAGGAACAGAATAGCAGCAATGGAAGCCGTAACAGGGCCATGGAAGCAGCTCCTTCTGAACGCATTGGAGTCCAACTCCCACCTCAGGCACTCTTCCTTCTTTCAACTT GCCACTGTGGGATTGAATGGGAGACCTTCGAATCGCACTGTGGTTTTCAG ATTGAAGAGCTTAGGCATTGCCCATATGCTGAG ATATGCTGGTATTTTACCGACTCTTGGGAGCAATTCCGGGTCAATGGAAAAATTGATATCCTCGATGAATCAAATCCTGATCTCAACGAGCTCCAG CAAAGAGAAAAATCTTGGTATGCCAGTTCTCTGAAATCAAGACTGCTGTATTTGGGGCCTAGTCCTGGTCTTCCCTGTCTAAGCGAACAGCAGGACCAGGAATTCTTGGATCATTCTACAGGTCCAGTTGGTACATTCTCTCTGCTGGTTTTAGATCCAGATCAG GTTGATTACTTGAATCTGAAGAGTAACCagagaataaaatttacatctGGACTGAGTTTGAATGGAGAAAAGTGCTGGACTTCCCAGAGGATCAATTCATAA
- the LOC122311496 gene encoding pyridoxine/pyridoxamine 5'-phosphate oxidase 2 isoform X3 encodes MEAVTGPWKQLLLNALESNSHLRHSSFFQLATVGLNGRPSNRTVVFRGLEENTDKIQIHTDYRTHKIEELRHCPYAEICWYFTDSWEQFRVNGKIDILDESNPDLNELQQREKSWYASSLKSRLLYLGPSPGLPCLSEQQDQEFLDHSTGPVGTFSLLVLDPDQVDYLNLKSNQRIKFTSGLSLNGEKCWTSQRINS; translated from the exons ATGGAAGCCGTAACAGGGCCATGGAAGCAGCTCCTTCTGAACGCATTGGAGTCCAACTCCCACCTCAGGCACTCTTCCTTCTTTCAACTT GCCACTGTGGGATTGAATGGGAGACCTTCGAATCGCACTGTGGTTTTCAG AGGACTTGAAGAGAACACTGATAAGATCCAAATCCACACTGATTACCGAACTCATAag ATTGAAGAGCTTAGGCATTGCCCATATGCTGAG ATATGCTGGTATTTTACCGACTCTTGGGAGCAATTCCGGGTCAATGGAAAAATTGATATCCTCGATGAATCAAATCCTGATCTCAACGAGCTCCAG CAAAGAGAAAAATCTTGGTATGCCAGTTCTCTGAAATCAAGACTGCTGTATTTGGGGCCTAGTCCTGGTCTTCCCTGTCTAAGCGAACAGCAGGACCAGGAATTCTTGGATCATTCTACAGGTCCAGTTGGTACATTCTCTCTGCTGGTTTTAGATCCAGATCAG GTTGATTACTTGAATCTGAAGAGTAACCagagaataaaatttacatctGGACTGAGTTTGAATGGAGAAAAGTGCTGGACTTCCCAGAGGATCAATTCATAA
- the LOC122311496 gene encoding pyridoxine/pyridoxamine 5'-phosphate oxidase 2 isoform X1, with amino-acid sequence MLLEITFPFLPTNGEEQNSSNGSRNRAMEAAPSERIGVQLPPQATVGLNGRPSNRTVVFRGLEENTDKIQIHTDYRTHKIEELRHCPYAEICWYFTDSWEQFRVNGKIDILDESNPDLNELQQREKSWYASSLKSRLLYLGPSPGLPCLSEQQDQEFLDHSTGPVGTFSLLVLDPDQVDYLNLKSNQRIKFTSGLSLNGEKCWTSQRINS; translated from the exons ATGCTCTTAGAAATAACGTTTCCGTTTCTACCGACGAACGGAGAGGAACAGAATAGCAGCAATGGAAGCCGTAACAGGGCCATGGAAGCAGCTCCTTCTGAACGCATTGGAGTCCAACTCCCACCTCAG GCCACTGTGGGATTGAATGGGAGACCTTCGAATCGCACTGTGGTTTTCAG AGGACTTGAAGAGAACACTGATAAGATCCAAATCCACACTGATTACCGAACTCATAag ATTGAAGAGCTTAGGCATTGCCCATATGCTGAG ATATGCTGGTATTTTACCGACTCTTGGGAGCAATTCCGGGTCAATGGAAAAATTGATATCCTCGATGAATCAAATCCTGATCTCAACGAGCTCCAG CAAAGAGAAAAATCTTGGTATGCCAGTTCTCTGAAATCAAGACTGCTGTATTTGGGGCCTAGTCCTGGTCTTCCCTGTCTAAGCGAACAGCAGGACCAGGAATTCTTGGATCATTCTACAGGTCCAGTTGGTACATTCTCTCTGCTGGTTTTAGATCCAGATCAG GTTGATTACTTGAATCTGAAGAGTAACCagagaataaaatttacatctGGACTGAGTTTGAATGGAGAAAAGTGCTGGACTTCCCAGAGGATCAATTCATAA
- the LOC122301894 gene encoding laccase-6 isoform X2: MANLASTSVVLMLWLISLVSYSYIVHVTAQWPRGSSTRFYDFKVQSMRITKLCNTRNIVTVNRIFPGPVIYAQEDDRIIVKITNETPYNTTIHWHGIRQRLSCWFDGPSYITQCPIQAGQSFTYEFTLVQQKGTFFWHAHVSWLRATVYGAFVVYPKTGVPFPFKHPYEEHIIILGEYWNQDMVQLERTTTASGGSPPVADAYTINGHPGPNYNCSNNADAEYTKPFTTDRVMLGPGQTINVLVTADQPVEKYSMAMGPYSSAKGAAFQNILAIAHFQYSGAVTNSVFLPAQLPRVGDNLAVKTVMDGLRSLNKVNVPKEIDTNLFITIGLNVQRCHSKTPKQNCQGLNNGVMAASMNNISFIKPKISLLEAYYRKINGSFTEDFPVVPINYYDFVNGAPNNIPNNTQSLNGTRVVVLEYGTRVQLILQDTGTVTTENHPIHLHGFSFYVVGYGSGNYDPQTANFNLVDPPYMNTIGVPVGGWTAIRFVSDNPGVWFMHCHLDVHQSWGLGTAFIVKNGKGNLETLPHPPADLPRC; the protein is encoded by the exons ATGGCCAACTTAGCCAGTACTTCAGTAGTACTTATGCTATGGTTAATTAGCTTGGTGTCTTATTCTTACATTGTGCATGTCACGGCACAATGGCCTAGAGGAAGCTCAACCAGGTTCTATGATTTCAAG GTTCAAAGCATGAGAATCACAAAACTTTGCAACACCAGGAACATCGTCACAGTGAACAGAATATTTCCAGGACCAGTGATCTATGCCCAAGAAGATGATAGAATTATTGTCAAAATTACCAATGAGACACCATACAACACTACAATCCACTG GCACGGAATAAGACAAAGACTTTCCTGCTGGTTCGATGGGCCTTCGTACATTACACAATGTCCAATTCAGGCTGGACAGTCTTTCACGTATGAGTTCACATTGGTGCAGCAAAAGGGAACCTTTTTCTGGCACGCTCATGTTTCTTGGCTCAGGGCGACAGTTTATGGTGCTTTTGTGGTATATCCCAAAACTGGGGTTCCTTTCCCATTTAAGCACCCGTATGAGGAGCATATCATAATCCTAG GGGAATATTGGAATCAGGACATGGTACAACTTGAGCGCACCACCACAGCAAGCGGGGGAAGTCCTCCGGTGGCAGATGCTTATACAATTAATGGTCACCCTGGCCCCAACTACAATTGCTCCAACAATG CTGATGCTGAATACACAAAGCCATTCACCACAGACCGTGTGATGCTTGGACCAGGCCAGACCATAAACGTCCTTGTCACTGCAGATCAGCCAGTAGAAAAGTATTCCATGGCCATGGGACCCTACAGTTCAGCAAAAGGTGCTGCATTCCAAAATATATTAGCCATTGCCCATTTCCAATACTCAGGTGCTGTAACTAATAGTGTATTTTTACCTGCTCAACTCCCAAGAGTCGGTGACAATCTTGCTGTCAAGACTGTCATGGATGGGCTACGGAGCCTGAATAAGGTGAATGTTCCTAAAGAAATTGACACAAACTTATTCATCACCATTGGACTAAATGTCCAAAGATGTCATTCCAAGACACCCAAGCAAAATTGTCAAGGCCTTAACAATGGGGTCATGGCGGCATCCATGAACAACATAAGCTTTATAAAGCCCAAGATTTCGCTTTTGGAAGCTTACTATAGAAAGATTAATGGTTCTTTTACTGAAGACTTTCCAGTGGTACCCATAAACTACTATGACTTTGTAAATGGAGCACCTAATAATATTCCCAACAACACACAGTCCTTGAATGGGACTAGGGTCGTGGTCCTGGAATATGGGACCAGAGTGCAGCTGATTTTGCAGGACACTGGGACAGTCACCACTGAGAACCACCCAATTCATCTCCATGGCTTTAGCTTCTATGTTGTGGGGTACGGCAGTGGGAACTATGATCCACAAACTGCAAATTTCAACTTGGTTGATCCACCTTACATGAACACCATTGGAGTTCCTGTAGGTGGATGGACTGCAATTAGATTTGTCTCTGACAATCCAG GGGTTTGGTTCATGCATTGTCACTTAGATGTACATCAGTCGTGGGGATTAGGCACAGCTTTCATCGTGAAGAACGGGAAAGGAAATCTGGAGACACTTCCTCACCCTCCGGCAGACCTGCCTCGGTGCTAA
- the LOC122301894 gene encoding laccase-6 isoform X1 has product MANLASTSVVLMLWLISLVSYSYIVHVTAQWPRGSSTRFYDFKVQSMRITKLCNTRNIVTVNRIFPGPVIYAQEDDRIIVKITNETPYNTTIHWHGIRQRLSCWFDGPSYITQCPIQAGQSFTYEFTLVQQKGTFFWHAHVSWLRATVYGAFVVYPKTGVPFPFKHPYEEHIIILGEYWNQDMVQLERTTTASGGSPPVADAYTINGHPGPNYNCSNNDVYKIDVVPGKTYLLRLINAGLNSENFFAIANHNLTIVEADAEYTKPFTTDRVMLGPGQTINVLVTADQPVEKYSMAMGPYSSAKGAAFQNILAIAHFQYSGAVTNSVFLPAQLPRVGDNLAVKTVMDGLRSLNKVNVPKEIDTNLFITIGLNVQRCHSKTPKQNCQGLNNGVMAASMNNISFIKPKISLLEAYYRKINGSFTEDFPVVPINYYDFVNGAPNNIPNNTQSLNGTRVVVLEYGTRVQLILQDTGTVTTENHPIHLHGFSFYVVGYGSGNYDPQTANFNLVDPPYMNTIGVPVGGWTAIRFVSDNPGVWFMHCHLDVHQSWGLGTAFIVKNGKGNLETLPHPPADLPRC; this is encoded by the exons ATGGCCAACTTAGCCAGTACTTCAGTAGTACTTATGCTATGGTTAATTAGCTTGGTGTCTTATTCTTACATTGTGCATGTCACGGCACAATGGCCTAGAGGAAGCTCAACCAGGTTCTATGATTTCAAG GTTCAAAGCATGAGAATCACAAAACTTTGCAACACCAGGAACATCGTCACAGTGAACAGAATATTTCCAGGACCAGTGATCTATGCCCAAGAAGATGATAGAATTATTGTCAAAATTACCAATGAGACACCATACAACACTACAATCCACTG GCACGGAATAAGACAAAGACTTTCCTGCTGGTTCGATGGGCCTTCGTACATTACACAATGTCCAATTCAGGCTGGACAGTCTTTCACGTATGAGTTCACATTGGTGCAGCAAAAGGGAACCTTTTTCTGGCACGCTCATGTTTCTTGGCTCAGGGCGACAGTTTATGGTGCTTTTGTGGTATATCCCAAAACTGGGGTTCCTTTCCCATTTAAGCACCCGTATGAGGAGCATATCATAATCCTAG GGGAATATTGGAATCAGGACATGGTACAACTTGAGCGCACCACCACAGCAAGCGGGGGAAGTCCTCCGGTGGCAGATGCTTATACAATTAATGGTCACCCTGGCCCCAACTACAATTGCTCCAACAATG ATGTGTATAAGATCGATGTGGTTCCCGGGAAGACGTATCTGTTAAGGCTGATTAACGCAGGGTTAAATTCGGAGAACTTTTTTGCAATTGCTAATCACAATCTAACCATTGTTGAAGCTGATGCTGAATACACAAAGCCATTCACCACAGACCGTGTGATGCTTGGACCAGGCCAGACCATAAACGTCCTTGTCACTGCAGATCAGCCAGTAGAAAAGTATTCCATGGCCATGGGACCCTACAGTTCAGCAAAAGGTGCTGCATTCCAAAATATATTAGCCATTGCCCATTTCCAATACTCAGGTGCTGTAACTAATAGTGTATTTTTACCTGCTCAACTCCCAAGAGTCGGTGACAATCTTGCTGTCAAGACTGTCATGGATGGGCTACGGAGCCTGAATAAGGTGAATGTTCCTAAAGAAATTGACACAAACTTATTCATCACCATTGGACTAAATGTCCAAAGATGTCATTCCAAGACACCCAAGCAAAATTGTCAAGGCCTTAACAATGGGGTCATGGCGGCATCCATGAACAACATAAGCTTTATAAAGCCCAAGATTTCGCTTTTGGAAGCTTACTATAGAAAGATTAATGGTTCTTTTACTGAAGACTTTCCAGTGGTACCCATAAACTACTATGACTTTGTAAATGGAGCACCTAATAATATTCCCAACAACACACAGTCCTTGAATGGGACTAGGGTCGTGGTCCTGGAATATGGGACCAGAGTGCAGCTGATTTTGCAGGACACTGGGACAGTCACCACTGAGAACCACCCAATTCATCTCCATGGCTTTAGCTTCTATGTTGTGGGGTACGGCAGTGGGAACTATGATCCACAAACTGCAAATTTCAACTTGGTTGATCCACCTTACATGAACACCATTGGAGTTCCTGTAGGTGGATGGACTGCAATTAGATTTGTCTCTGACAATCCAG GGGTTTGGTTCATGCATTGTCACTTAGATGTACATCAGTCGTGGGGATTAGGCACAGCTTTCATCGTGAAGAACGGGAAAGGAAATCTGGAGACACTTCCTCACCCTCCGGCAGACCTGCCTCGGTGCTAA